A window from Leptothermofonsia sichuanensis E412 encodes these proteins:
- a CDS encoding FG-GAP-like repeat-containing protein, translating into MLTDYTNPGDGVNPYQQSSLNTGLLSSSSTSLAFVSTLESSDLLDAPIPAASSFPHSSSLRADFNGDGHEDLLWRNSVSGQVVLWLMNGTTLSSAVTLANETSLNWRIQGVGDFTGDNRADILWRNYTTGDNAIWVMDGTRLVSVEFLSPLRDTNWQAQGVADFTRDGRVDILWRNYATGQNAIWTMNGTALVSSVFLPDVPGVNLRVEAIGDLTQDGNVDILWRNYLSGENLVWLMNGLAVSSTHYLMPVSDLNWEIRGVGDFNRNGRVDILWQNSISGLVGAWLMNGLEFDRVDLLPNQLGANWQITFQETRSPVSPVTVNNLNFSGWEGDRGQFQLRLTQAPSSPVRLAFSTGAFVVVDADGDIRNGTQNSITFTPDDWFVPRTVSFIAEVDGSSQDRLMGNTVAYTLAGGLSGSAAYDLGAAFNTYAPDPTRFNIDLDFRNDYLGFWTPARQAIARQAADDWAVAIANEWADFQLNSTLRRLETSQGRPYSFISKRYVDDLLVFVNLYQDASGTEPALGGPDYEFGGWISSPAFYGVMPRVGQIAISPTVFANQPDSVLYQVVSHEIGHVLGLLGLNWTGYLKQDRSNPATATFRGDYSRQVYGEYIPLQSQDGGDFYHPAARVPSIMSYGYIYTLPGPNQLDYAMLADSGYRIYGINA; encoded by the coding sequence ATGCTTACTGATTACACCAACCCTGGCGATGGTGTTAATCCATACCAGCAGAGTTCCTTAAACACAGGATTGCTATCCAGCTCTTCAACGTCCCTGGCATTCGTCTCAACGCTGGAGTCGTCTGATTTGCTGGATGCCCCAATTCCTGCCGCTTCAAGCTTTCCTCATTCTTCCAGTCTGCGAGCAGACTTCAATGGAGATGGCCATGAAGATTTACTGTGGCGTAATTCTGTGTCAGGTCAGGTCGTGCTCTGGCTGATGAATGGCACGACCCTGTCGTCGGCTGTGACCCTGGCGAACGAAACGAGCCTGAACTGGCGAATTCAGGGAGTTGGCGACTTTACCGGGGACAATAGGGCAGACATCCTCTGGCGTAACTATACGACGGGCGACAATGCTATCTGGGTAATGGATGGAACACGCCTGGTTTCAGTAGAATTTCTCTCTCCTTTAAGGGATACAAACTGGCAGGCTCAGGGTGTTGCTGATTTTACAAGGGATGGCAGGGTAGATATTCTGTGGCGTAATTATGCAACCGGGCAGAATGCCATCTGGACAATGAATGGTACAGCACTGGTATCCAGCGTATTTTTACCAGACGTACCCGGTGTCAACCTGAGAGTCGAGGCTATTGGTGATTTAACCCAGGACGGCAATGTTGACATTCTCTGGCGAAACTATCTCTCTGGAGAGAACCTGGTCTGGTTGATGAATGGGTTGGCGGTGAGCAGCACCCATTACCTGATGCCAGTCTCTGACCTGAATTGGGAAATTCGAGGCGTCGGTGATTTCAATCGAAATGGCAGGGTTGATATTCTGTGGCAAAACTCAATTTCAGGGCTGGTCGGTGCCTGGCTGATGAATGGGCTTGAGTTTGACCGTGTTGACCTGTTGCCCAATCAGCTCGGTGCAAACTGGCAGATTACCTTTCAGGAAACCCGATCGCCCGTCAGCCCGGTTACAGTCAACAACCTCAATTTTAGTGGGTGGGAAGGAGATCGCGGACAGTTTCAGCTTCGCCTGACCCAGGCACCCTCCAGCCCGGTCAGGCTGGCATTTTCGACGGGTGCATTCGTGGTGGTTGATGCGGATGGTGACATCCGGAATGGAACTCAGAATTCAATTACCTTTACACCTGATGACTGGTTTGTGCCCCGGACTGTTTCATTCATTGCGGAGGTAGATGGCTCCAGTCAGGATCGGTTGATGGGGAATACGGTTGCCTATACGCTGGCTGGAGGGTTGAGCGGCAGTGCAGCCTATGATCTGGGAGCTGCTTTTAACACCTATGCTCCCGATCCGACTCGATTCAATATCGATTTAGACTTCCGTAACGATTACCTGGGTTTCTGGACACCAGCCCGACAGGCGATCGCCCGACAGGCAGCGGATGACTGGGCGGTTGCGATCGCGAATGAGTGGGCTGATTTTCAACTCAACAGCACTCTCCGCAGGCTGGAAACCTCCCAGGGTAGACCCTATAGCTTTATCAGCAAACGGTACGTTGATGATTTACTCGTTTTTGTCAATCTCTACCAGGACGCGAGCGGAACGGAGCCTGCCCTGGGTGGTCCAGATTATGAATTTGGCGGTTGGATCAGCTCGCCTGCATTCTATGGAGTAATGCCACGGGTCGGACAGATTGCTATCAGTCCTACTGTATTTGCCAATCAGCCTGATAGTGTTCTGTACCAGGTGGTATCCCACGAAATTGGACACGTTCTGGGGTTGTTGGGCTTGAACTGGACTGGTTACCTCAAACAGGACCGGAGCAACCCGGCAACTGCCACCTTCCGGGGAGACTATTCCAGACAGGTCTATGGTGAATATATTCCTCTGCAATCTCAGGATGGTGGCGATTTCTATCACCCTGCTGCCAGAGTTCCATCCATCATGTCCTATGGTTACATCTACACTCTGCCAGGTCCCAACCAGCTTGACTATGCCATGCTGGCAGAC
- a CDS encoding helix-turn-helix domain-containing protein, with product MLEYLQRCDRPQVTLTFAEIETLIGEPLPDSAHKRRGWWSNRKKGGLQASAWIDADYTVQAIDLNAKQVTFSKPPPVYKVQRIDGTVQWNGELIRALRQHMGMTQTELARELGVRQQTVSEWEKGIYNPTRATSNYLTLVAEKAAFQYEEE from the coding sequence TTGTTGGAGTATTTGCAGCGATGCGATCGCCCCCAGGTTACCCTGACGTTTGCAGAAATTGAAACGCTGATTGGGGAACCGCTGCCAGACTCCGCCCACAAGCGGCGGGGATGGTGGAGCAATCGCAAAAAAGGCGGACTACAGGCATCCGCCTGGATAGATGCTGACTATACCGTTCAGGCGATCGACCTGAACGCAAAACAGGTGACTTTTAGCAAACCGCCTCCGGTCTATAAGGTGCAGCGGATTGATGGCACGGTGCAGTGGAATGGAGAACTGATTCGGGCGTTACGGCAGCATATGGGCATGACCCAAACTGAGCTGGCCAGAGAACTGGGAGTGCGCCAGCAAACGGTAAGCGAATGGGAAAAGGGAATTTACAACCCGACCCGCGCCACATCCAACTATCTAACCCTGGTTGCGGAGAAAGCCGCCTTTCAGTACGAAGAGGAATAA